Genomic DNA from Pelosinus sp. IPA-1:
ATTACTTCTATGTTTGAAATGTCTACCGCAGCCATTGCTTCATTAATTGGCGTTATCATTGTTGTTGGTATATCCATGTATAATGAAGATTTAAATGTCGGCATCGTTGCTATCGCTTTTGGTATTGGTATTGGTGCTATTTTTGCAGATCTTTCCGCTGTTAAGGTTATGCAAGCATGGCCGCTTGACTTATTCATGGTATTAACGGGTGTAACATTCCTATTTGGTATTGCCACAACCAATGGGACTATGGAAAAATTAACTGCCAATGCCATACGGTTGGCAAAAGGTAATACGGCATTGATTCCCCTAATTATTTTCATGTTAATTACAATTATAACGACCATTGGTCCTGGTAACATTGCGACAGTAACGCTGATGGCACCTGTAGTTATGTCCATTGCTAGTCGCATAGGCATGAACGCCTTTTTAATGACCCTCCTTGTTGTAGGAGCGGCAAATGGTGCAGCCTTCTCGCCGATTGCTCCTACTGGTATTATTGCCAACTCTTTTCTAGTCAAAATGGTACCCCAATTAGACGCAATGGGACAACATTTGGGTGACCTAAATATGTTAGCTTGGAAAATTCATTTAAATTCTGAAATTGCTCAAGTTGTTGGCAACGTTGGTGGTTTTATGGCACTTGGCGGTTGGGCGTGGATAAGAAGACAACGTCATTCTACTTTAAGTATTGATGACATTGCGCCAAAACCAGAGCCTTTTAACAGAAGCCAATGGATGACTCTTGGTTGTGTAGGGATATTAATCCTTTTAGTTATTCTACCAAGTTTAGCAGTGACCAAAAGCTTATTTAGC
This window encodes:
- a CDS encoding SLC13 family permease, whose translation is MFEMSTAAIASLIGVIIVVGISMYNEDLNVGIVAIAFGIGIGAIFADLSAVKVMQAWPLDLFMVLTGVTFLFGIATTNGTMEKLTANAIRLAKGNTALIPLIIFMLITIITTIGPGNIATVTLMAPVVMSIASRIGMNAFLMTLLVVGAANGAAFSPIAPTGIIANSFLVKMVPQLDAMGQHLGDLNMLAWKIHLNSEIAQVVGNVGGFMALGGWAWIRRQRHSTLSIDDIAPKPEPFNRSQWMTLGCVGILILLVILPSLAVTKSLFSPTIMNLIGTGKATNVGAVAFLLSTVLLIANAGDSQAAVKSIPWSVIIMVGGMGILIDVMDKAGGLNALVGIIAAISNPVSVNGVLALVTGIISAYSSSSGVVMPMFLPLVPGLIDQLGGGNAISMISSINVGSHMVDTSPLSLFGAICIACADEKEDKGKLFRQLLIWGFSMSVVGAVLCYVFFGLLGL